The following nucleotide sequence is from Synchiropus splendidus isolate RoL2022-P1 chromosome 1, RoL_Sspl_1.0, whole genome shotgun sequence.
AGTCTCCCATCAGAGAGATTATGACCAGGCACTGGTGTGGAGAGTAGTCTCTATAAAAAGAGTGTAGTCTCAAAACATCTTTATTTCAATAGGGGCATGAAGAAAAGCTACACTCCAGTCTCAGGCCTTAAACTGCCGACTGAAGTGAacattttccatttgaaaacatGACACGCAGGACAGTAGCTTCATATACagtggaagaaaaacattttcagccatgcattctactgtgtgctTGTGGCAGGGCTACTAAATATTCATTTGATAATGTGACgtcttttttgttcagttttgagcacatttttttactttaataccGACAATGTTTAGAACTGGCGTATTAAAACTGTCAAGATGATAGGTTTTCTTGTCAGCAGTACGAAACTAAAACATCATTTGTATTAGCTTGGGTCTGTATGATTCAGCCCAAAAGGATatatttctaaaatattttagaaTGGAACAATGTTAATTTATGAGAAAGGTTACTTTTGATAGTCacttgcatttcatttttttttcttagaaaACAGTAACCACATATAATCCCTTATAGATCTGCTCTTATTGAAGTAGATTAGTGGCTGGAGGTCTGCTCAacatcagtgaaaaaaaaaggaaaaaaaaagtcatttcatttttggtcATAGATTTGTTGTTTGAATGTTACTATATGGACTTGTGGGGATTAGATGAATTGGAAATGTGCTGATTTGAATTTGGACATGCAGGGATTAAAATTATTGCTTTAGATATGATTTGATGTGTGCTGTTCTGGAAGATAGGGTTTTATGATTCCATGTACATAATGAACTTTGAGCTTTTACTGACAAAAGTTGACAGCAGGGATCACTGAGAGGGAGGCAGTTGGTCACGGTGAAGTGCACCAAAAGCAACTGTTGACTCAACCATAGTTCACCGCAGAGTGTTTGCTTGGGAAATATCGAGACTTGTTAAAAGAAGGGGAGGCATTTGGCAGAGGACAAGGGAATTAAAATGAGCAAATGAAGGATATTATTGAACGAACCTGCATTAAATGCCTAAATAATGATAATTGTGCCGCAGAGCACAACTAAATATTGAATGCAGATAATATATTGTACGGAGAGAATGGTTCTAACAGAAGGTGATTTGTAACTATCATTAGAAAATGATGTGTAATTCTACTTTAACAGTCATGTTGACGAAATAATAGATTTaaacattctcactctctgTAAAGTGTGGACCTGGCCGTGTTTATGTCTTTGTGGCAATTGCTAACAGCAACTTTCTATATGACGTACTGGATATTGGCTTAGTGTTTTGCTTACGTAAGACAGTTCTACAAAAGGTTCGAGACAATGTCTTTGAGATGATAATCCAGAGGCTCGTCGACTGAACTCAATCTAAATTGCTGTGAAGACTTCTAACACCAGAGTTGCCGGATTAACACAAAACTGTCAGATTGGAGGCTGTACGTGtgattgacacacacacacacacacacagactcacatggCCATCATGGCCATTactgatacacacacacttgataGAGCGGCGCGGTGGGAGGTGCCAACTCTCCAGGATGTTCAAGCGCCATGGTTTTTGGAAGGGCATGCTAGTTTCCCAAATGATCTCATTACCgcgaaagagtgtgtgtgtgtgacggggATTTTAACACAGAATTTACTAAAGCAATCTGTTAAAGTGTGTCAACACTCGTCAAATCGTCGGTGACATCTGCATATTGTGGTGCACTCAAAGTGATTACATCAGACGCAAACACGAGATCTTAACAGCGACACCATGTTAATCTCCGAGTAATGAAGCAAAGTGGGTGAAAGTTCAAGTGTCGGATCAGAGTTGGACCACGTTTCTCAGCCTGCTACAGGATCAGGGAGCTAGCAACAGAAACATGGTGACGTTCGAAACGATAATGGTTTACAAGAAACTGACAATGAGACAAAATGAACTGTTACGATCGCTCATTTCCCAGCCTGGAATTTCGAACCATAACGCCCGACTCCATGAACATTCTTGCCACGTGTGCTAGCTTACAAAACACAATGTTCCAATGGGCAGCGTCATGGGCTGTCCAGTGTTGTTGATGCTTTCTCTGGCACAAATGTATACAGCAGTTGTTATGAGATTTGCCTTATGTCCTCCGGAGGCCACTGTAGTAGGAAGAACTGCAGCTAGAAGCAGGCGGATGTACAAACTTCATCCCTCATGAGTGGAGAGAGCAAATTTAAGCATTCCGATTGAAAACTCCAATAAACGTGATTCAAGGAACATATATGttgaaaacatgtattttttgtaGTTGGTAGCTTGAGTAGAAAAAGCACAAAATACAGTATGCGTGTGGTTTAACTACTGACCAGTTAATGCAAATCTTACTTAAGCAGTGTCCCCCAGCAACTTGTAGTGTAAGTCTCCCCAACACTGGTTGCCATTGCCACCCACTGAGCTGAGCCATACTTCCTGACTCTCTTCGGCACACATATTGCCATTTAGTTGCTGAGTTGTTTCGATGCTAAGACATGGCAGACTGCAAACAATAGTAACAACAGTAACAGTAAATGACTGCAAACAATTAAAACACAACAGTAGAGCGTATTAGTCACCTGTTAACGTAcaatactgtaaaaacattgTCCTCGAGTTCCTCTCGAGAGTTCCTTGAGAGGATGTGAAAactgtatgaggaagtcaggagcagCTGAGAAGTATGCAAAGGTTGTGCACGAGGGCAGTTAGATAGGTGAGGTGCGCCATTGAAGTATGGAGTATAGGATTATatcagggatcagctctcagCCCCTTCTTATTCCTGTGGTGACAGACAGTCTGCCACAGTAAGATAGGGAGGAGTCTCAATGGCTGATGATGTTCGCTGATGATACAGTAATTTGTGGTGAGAGTAAGGCTGAGAAGAAGCCAGAGAGGGTTGGGTGAGCTAACTGTGAAGGGAATATACAGtagaaagagaaacaggatCAGCCATAATGGACCCAGATAAGTGGTGGGGAAGACTGCAGGCTGAATGGAATGGGGAGCGACGACTGACTGAGATAGAGGTTTAGCAGCTACTGTGGAGTGAAAAGAGGTTTTATAGacgtgagacctgccatgatgtgcAGCATGCTTTAGAGCTGGGGCGTCAAACTGTCAGGGCCATTTGTGGCCGCCATGATACAGTTCTGCTCCTCACCACTGGGAGTCATCTGAGCTTTACCTTGAAAGCTTTTACTTTAAATGAAGCTGCAGATGTATTTGCACTTTTGTTGCAGGTTTGACCAATGTTGCTACAATTTTTACTCACGATTCCAATGTATCTTTTACATAGATACTCAGCTTACCATTGACAATGACAACCCAAATCAATGAGGTTTACCCTAGAAAGAAGGCACTTTTACTTATGGTGGGAAACCACCAAACCCCTTGGAGATGCTAATAAAATCAACACAACGCTACCACCTGTGATTTTGACAATAGGACTCGCTGACCTAGATACAGGTCACCGAGGTCACTTCAATTGAATTATATTCTGAAACAAATGACCAATGATATGTAAGAAAACCCACAAGACTCCTCACCTCCCCAGTCAGCTAATCCAGCGCACCAGATCTTTGCTTGTGGTGGCTCCAGGACAACTTTGTAGGATGATGTAATTTACAAAACTTTCCACTAACGCCCCTCTGACATCGTAAAGCTAGACTCATCTTCATGTTCATTTGACTTCTCATCTTCCAATCTGTCCCTCAGATGCGTACCCAGTCTCTGAGGTCGTCTATACTTGGACCGAGGAAGCAGCTAAGTCGGTGGTGGTTGCAGAAGAAGGCTCAAGGCTCAACCAGTATCACCTGATCGGTCAGACTGCTGGCACCGAGGACATATACACCAGCCGAGGTAGAGCCGCGCCTAATGTGATTCACTTTTCTCAGTGTAGGAGATTTGCTGTAAACGATCACCCTGTCAGATGGGCAGGCAGAGATGTTAAGCTCTGACCTCCCCCCCATTATTCAGCTCTGCATTATTACGGCGTGTGCGTTCCAAAATGTTgtgagaagaaaatgttttcaaatcaaGCTGGAtagaaacaatgaatgaaacaagGATTTGAGAGTGCCTCCCACACATGACCAGCTGTCCCTCCCCGGAGAGCAGCGggggttgttaaaaaaaaaaaaaaatcacttatcCTCAGTCTGAGCCATCGCTTCTGTAGGGTTAATCCACATGCAGGCCCATCAGTTGTGCTTTTACTGAGTGACGTCACAGTTGCTACGGCGGCAACACgtgggggaggagagggaggcagCGGCATCTGCTTAATTCTGTTATGTAAAGAAGTATGATGATACATTTCGGCTAGTTGTAGAGTTTATCACAACGGGGTCGAAGGGAGGGCGGGGGCTTACCTATATCTGCAATGTGGAGATGTTCTGTCCTATAGCAGGCTCAGAAGGATGGTGTTTACACTGGATAATGCATGAGAACTAAACACCGGGCAGTAAGTATGCCATAGAGGCTTTTAAGCGCTGGAGAAAATCCGACACTGCCGCCAGCGGGAGACCCCGCGGCGTCATTCTGCTATGTCAATGGACACACAGCGCTTTATATAGACAGATTAACAAGTTGTTGAGTGTGCTCAGCTCGGTTGGGAGAAGATGGAGCTGCCATGTCCTTAATTAGCATCACTAATCTGAGGTCCAAACCCTCCTTAACCAGCCGAGAATAGCTCAGCAAAGTGTTTCCTGGCTCAGGTGTCCCCCCTACCGTATCAGGTCAAGCTAAAGAAGTAGATTACATACAGAAACGTGAAAGTGATTTAGGTGGAAAGTCGTAGTTTCATCTTACAAGTGGAATCCAAGGAGTGCCGGACAGGCCGTCCTTACTCACCAGTTTACCAACATCGCCGCGTTGTTCTCCGCTATAAACGGCAGCTCCCCGCAGACGCTCCAAAAGCCACATAGCAGAATCCACCACAGTCGCATTTTCAGTCCTGGGGACGGTCCATCCACCTCCACGGCAAAGAAGCTGTCAGATCTGAAGGAGGGTCGGCCAGTCGTGCCACCACCGGGCATTAATGCTGGCAAGTAGTCTTCCTCTCTCCGACGGTGAAACAGGTGTCCTTTTCATTAAGGACATGTTGCTTGTCGCTGCATCGCACAGGGCGTCCAAACTTTGTTCGAGCCCCTCTCAGCCTCCCCCTGCAATCATCTGTGCACCTGCTTGTAATCCAAGTTTGTTGTAGTGTCGAAGCTCAGCCTGGGATGTTCGTCCTCAATCAAGTTTGGCCCGGCGCGATGGGATAGGATGAACTGTCTTTTAGAGACACACTCTTATTCAactaacacacacgcacacacataaaAAGAGAGTGCTagagacagagaggcagagCGAGTGAGGGAGATACACAGGATGCAGATTGTGACAAGGGATTAGTGAGACAGAAAAATCCGACTTTGCCAGGAGAAAGCAGCAGTCATCTGTGGATTTTCGATAGTTTATCAGACTCTGGTTCTGGAGAGAAATCCTTCAGTAGTTCCATACAATCATGTTTAGCATTTGTTTGACACTCGCATGTGAGCAGCATAGGCTGGAGAAAGTTACTCCACTTCATCGTCTCAAAACGGCCAGCCTAATCCAACACAGTAGCAGAAATCACAGGACTGAGGACAAAATAACACAGTAGAGTTTCTATCACCGACAAGGCACATGGCAAAACCAGGAAGTAGTGTGCTGTCTCTGCATGGCTCCACTGCCATATGTGAGTTGAAGTTAAATTGTAATGAATTTCTAGCCAAGCCACTGAAATAAGAAGAGTTGATGAACCCGTGCTGCTACACCAGGATGCACTCTCTTCTCTTCACTGGAGTTCTCACTCTACCTCAGCAGGACAAGTCACGAATCAGCCCCATCTTCAGCGGTCCACACTGATTCTCAGACATGACTCAAACAGGACTGATGGTTAAGTCAGTAGAAAGTGTTGTGTTGTTGAAGGAATAAAGATGGATGACTGATGTTTGATGATGAAATGGTGATGGATTAAAGGTAGGTTTGAAACCCAATGTCGGTGGCTGAATGTGTGCACTTTGATGCAGTGTTGTAATCTGGAAACATTTGTTGTGTGGAAAGAGTTCGTCTCTCGAGCCATAGAGGTTATGTTTTCATCCTCGTCTGGTGTTTTGTTgttccgtctgtccatccatctggtTGCAggattacaaaaaaaacactggccTCATTTGCATAAGAAAGCTGACAAATTATTCCACTGAGTGGAGGCATGTAAGACTTGATGttttcttgagttttgctttttacAATTTGAGATAGGAATTATGTAGATGAAGTAATAATAAAACTTTGTCTTGTAAGgaagttgtttttgcaaagaagaaTGTCCTTGTTTGTGGACTATAATGATTCTCAATGTTGTTaccaataataattatattataactAATATATCTCAGACTGAAGCTGGAGACTTTATTGAACATATTATATGTAAACTTTTCTCAAAACATGACCAGAAAGTTATATCCTGCTCTGTTTTAATTCAGGAGTCTTGTGTCTTTGCTTGTGCTTGTGTTCCGTCATTTTTCCTCACTGAAGTGCCTTTAATGTTGTGTTATCACTACAAGAGGTTAAGTTAAGCCACTGCACCAACTTTCAAAGCTGTGCGAGTGAAATGGTCTAAACCTTTGTCCTAGACTGATCTACAGTAAATGTGCACGTAACTTTGGCTAGCTAGCACTAAAGCTAGCACATCCAGATGAAGTGCCAAGTACTGATCTCAGTGTTTGCTCTTACATTCATGTGCAGGACAGTACACGGTGATGATGGCACACTTTTACCTGAAGAGGAAGATCGGCTATTTTGTCATCCAGACCTACATGCCTTGCTTCATGACTGTGATCCTGTCTCAGGTCTCCTTTTGGCTAAACCGTGAGTCCGTGCCAGCACGTACTGTTTTTGGTAAGTATCTCATTATGCTCGATAAGCTGAGGCCATTAACACTAGTGGTGGCACTTTAACAAGTTatttacgattaattaattacaacattgttacgattaattaattacaactaaaaaaataatttaagttaattgaacagtttgctctccagacaacagggaacctttgtaagtgcaggagttcctggtccactgatcacactgatgcacaagacacctggcagctaggatgataacaacaacaacaaacatggaggaatccctgaacaaaagcaaacaaaagcatctgtttgcttttgttcagggaggtttttcgctacacaatggccagggtttccactactctgaatggacttgaaattcttataaacttgaaattcttaaacaaatattttcaagacattaaaagagctttaatttaaataaggttaaataaaaacttgaatatagccaccatcgtgatttattgtgccattgtcaaactgatgcaaaataaacaatagtttgttgtttaaatgtatgtgtggctccatcatttgattcagtaatataccaaattcattcaaattgaaaaatgtggcttcttgtggcaaatattcttataccattaaactgtgattaatcacaaattctctaattaactaggttcattttttttatcgacTCCCACCCCTagttaaaacacaaaaacctgatttgtaaatgttttgtcttttgctACAGGAGTGACCACTGTATTGACCATGACCACCCTCAGCATCAGTGCCCGTAACTCTCTTCCTAAAGTGGCCTATGCCACGGCGATGGACTGGTTCATAGCTGTGTGCTACGCCTTCGTCTTCTCTGCTCTTATTGAATTCGCCACAGTGAACTACTTTACGAAGCGGAGCTGGGCCTGGGATGGAAAGAAGGCAATGGAGGCTCAACAGCCGAAGGTGCGACTGAAAAGGACTAAGatgctgcttttgtttcagGGAGTTTTCGCTGACAGCGTGATTTTCCAATAGGTTACTGAACGTTAACAACCATTTGACTTTCATCACGTCGGTCCCaaatgtgttcagcattgttCATAATAAAGCTATCGGGAAAATCAATATTCAGCAAGCTTCTTCAGTGGAAGAATCGCAGAAATGCGGAGACATAAGCAAGATAGCATGAACACTGTTCATGGTGGTCATGACCTGTCTGGGTCACTGAGAGAGATAAATTCTGCTATTCAAGTTACCATATAAGCAACACTCACCCCATCCAAGAATGTTTCAGAACACCTTTTTAGTTGAGTACCTGCTTATTTACAGTGACAATCTTGTAAaacgtgtgtgcatgtgtgtccgGCACTTGGCAATGCGAGTGCAGGAGCACCTTGTCAAACTTGTAagctccatctttcttttcccTTGCAGAAAAAGGACCCCTTGGCTCTCTCCAAAAAGCCCAACAACACGTGCTCGGCAGGTGTGAACTACACCACCAACCTCACCAAGGAATCGTCCATCGCGACCATCTCCAACAGCACGGCCGTTCAGCTCAAGTCCTCTGAGTCCAAAGCCCCTGACCCCAAAAAAACATACAACAGTGTGAGCAAGATTGACAAGATGTCAAGAATAGTGTTTCCAGTGCTTTTTGGAACGTTCAACCTTGTGTACTGGGCCACATATCTCAACCGGGAACCAGTGATCAAAGGAGTGTAACAGAGAAGTCCTCCTCCCCAAAACACACAGATTTGGCATTCCTTCTTTCTCTCGAGCAGAGGCGCAGAGACAGACCGGCGCTGCCCAGTAATAATGTCAAATGCTATGCAAAAACAAATTTGGGGTTGACAGCCATCTTTCTGATCTTTAAAGCTTCAGGTTTTTGGGCTTTAAATTGTGAACCTACTCTCTGGATGTTTGCCAACTTGTTAGAAGCAGAACAACAGCCATGATGAATGTGTCGCCTTGTGAGCTCATAATTTTATCACCGACATGCATTTCCTGTCAAAgcttttctgtttgtgtttgaaacGACAAAACGTAAACATTGATTTCACCCTGCTCTGTTTTATACACATCTCCATGTGACAGATGTGTGTTAATGAGTGTGCATGTTATTAAGTGTTGATAAGCACATATATGCCAGTAATAAAGAACGAAAAGCAAAGGTACAAATCCtcgagaaaaaagaaaaaagtacaaAATGTTGAGGTTTTTTCGGTCACTCTTCGAATATAGACGTTAACTTTCTGCACAGATAATCAGGGGTTTGAtgtcaagatgtttttttttctaaattctaCTTGTTTTGACAGTTGCAGTATAAAAGTAAGTGCTCTTGAGGCTCCTGCTTGGAGAACAGCTCAGCACCATTTCAATTTCCACTGGATACAATCCATGTTTTGCATATGTGCGAATACATGCGTATGTCTGTATATATGTGCACAATTTTGCGTTAGCATACATGTATCTGTAAATATGTGGAACATATTTACTATGTGCAAAGTCATAGTCAAGGGAATATGTAAATATGCTTTTAGGAAATGTTACTTTAGCCTCGCACTTTACAGACTGAAtgtagaaatgtttttttaatgattcatttttacaATTAGCTTTTGCTATCACCTTTCCTTTTCCTGCAGAACTTAAAGAGTGATTTTGTTGTACTTACTTATGAATAATCATCACATAAAGTTTCAAAGGAAACTTCAAGATACAGTTTGATATCTTAGTGACTGACGAAGTGTTAGCATGAGAACcagacaagaaaaataaacctTACTGAATGTAACTCAAAAGATGATTTCGTCCCTGAGATAACTTCAAATCTTCCGGATCGATACACTGACTAAATACAGTCCTGCAAACAGgatgaacattcattgaatgaaactAGTTGTGTTTAACTGGAATGCAGTTTCAAGGCTTCTATAAATTCTATGAAAATCATTAATTGCTTCAGCTCACTTTCGGACCTACAATTTCAATTGCCCCTTCAACAGTCGATTCTGAAATGTGCTTCTGGTGTTATGACATGATGTCAGAGCCTTTCTCGAGTTGACATAACTTTTCTATTGCATCGATAACCTCCAGAAACACGTTGTTTTAATGCAATTCTAAAGCAATAAATATGGCCGTGTTCAGTTTTGCCTTGACggtgaatgtctttttttttttttactttttatggtTTGGTTCAACAcagccacaaatgttgctctggGCAAGAAATAAGATGTAATTTTCCTAATTGTCAAGCGTtcttaatgaaaaataaaggtgAAATGAATTGACAGTGACTCAGCTGGAAACTCTCTCCTGGTGTTGACATTTCCTATACTTTTTGCCCGAGCCACCACTGAAGCATCCAGCATCCACTTACATTGTGGACCTGCTTGAATGTGGGGTTAATCTTGGCTGATGGAACAACTGGCCTCACGTGCTGGATCTGTGTTGATTATACGCTCACTGTACAGTCGGTGGGCCGATAAATCCATCTTGAGGGTCTCTGTGGCAGTAACATCTGGCTCACATCTGTTTGAGGATTTAGCTCcttttaacttgtttttttccattcagcATTTGCATACATTCCAAGTTAAGCTGCCACCGATGCCATCAATTGACAGAGTATCGACACTACTCTTCCCGCGAAAACACAGGACCCACCACACCTTTACCTGACGCATGGACGGAGTAGATGAGGGAGAAAGTCATCCCATGAAGCTGTACATAATCTGGTTATAATCTATGCGTTCTATTACATAATGATTGTTTATCTGCCTGATCTGCGGTTGTAGAAGAAAAAATCCTCGAAAGCTGAGAATTACACATTCATAAATGGGTTGTAGACAGAATGATGCTGtccattctttttcttcattaatGCCTTTTAAAAAACAGAAGTCTCTATTTCTGATCAGCCCACAGGCTTCCAGTCAGCTGCTAAAAATAGACTGACTGGCATCTCCCTGGATTCCATTAACCGGCTCTTGTCGGTcttattttcagcctgaagagGTCAGCGTTTGCGGTGTCACGTTAATAACTCGTGAGCAGATTGAGGCGCGGGGTCGCCTGACTTCGATTGGATCGAACCAAACGCGCCTCTTGCATGAAGCGCAGGTAATTGTCGAACAAGATTCAGGCACTACATTGCTGTCTTGATCAATCTGAGTCCTGATCAAGCAAACCGATCATGACAGTGCGCCTTGTTTTATTGCGTGAAACAAAACTATGTGTAACGTTGCAAACgctcgttaaaaaaaaaacattttagtaaaACAAAGGACAAGCAGCCGAACACAAAGACATTTGAGTGTTAATGACATGAACTTCATTTGCTCGATTTACGGTGGTGTTTGTGACCTTTCAGCTCGGAACCGGGTCTCATCGGGCGCAGCAAGGTTCTTTAATGATGCTGCGGCTTGAATAAACTCTCGCTCTCGTCACTCAATTCACAGTGAGGCTGAATGATTGATGGGACACGAAGCGCACTGATGCATTTTACATAAAGGTCAAACAGAACAAGTCATCATTAGTACCCGTTTACGTTCTACAATAATAGGcagttaaattaaatgtatttacatttagtTCATATATACAGTTGCTGTGTCAGAATACTATGACATATAAGCATATATGCTTTTATACTGctatattttcatttacttatCACAAGGTGGGTGCTCctgtaatgaataataatatatataacaatataaaataaatggacaCATTTCTGTGAATCACTGGTTGAAAAATTAATAACGGCTCTTGAACACCTCCGTTGTGTTGAAAAATTTTTCTTGCAGTACCCTCTTGCGTTTTaatggaataaaa
It contains:
- the gabra5 gene encoding gamma-aminobutyric acid receptor subunit alpha-5 isoform X1 translates to MCEGMGDGMCDSFAMRRLWLCVLVVSITCRLSLTQEVSGSPNEAEVNGNITIFTRILDGLLDGYDNRLRPGLGEKVTEIKTNIFVTSFGPVSDTEMEYTIDVFFRQSWKDERLSFKGPIEMLPLNNLLASNIWTPDTFFLNGKKSIAHNMTTPNKLLRLKDDGTLLYTMRLTISAECPMQLEDFPMDAHACPLKFGSYAYPVSEVVYTWTEEAAKSVVVAEEGSRLNQYHLIGQTAGTEDIYTSRGQYTVMMAHFYLKRKIGYFVIQTYMPCFMTVILSQVSFWLNRESVPARTVFGVTTVLTMTTLSISARNSLPKVAYATAMDWFIAVCYAFVFSALIEFATVNYFTKRSWAWDGKKAMEAQQPKKKDPLALSKKPNNTCSAGVNYTTNLTKESSIATISNSTAVQLKSSESKAPDPKKTYNSVSKIDKMSRIVFPVLFGTFNLVYWATYLNREPVIKGV
- the gabra5 gene encoding gamma-aminobutyric acid receptor subunit alpha-5 isoform X2 translates to MGDGMCDSFAMRRLWLCVLVVSITCRLSLTQEVSGSPNEAEVNGNITIFTRILDGLLDGYDNRLRPGLGEKVTEIKTNIFVTSFGPVSDTEMEYTIDVFFRQSWKDERLSFKGPIEMLPLNNLLASNIWTPDTFFLNGKKSIAHNMTTPNKLLRLKDDGTLLYTMRLTISAECPMQLEDFPMDAHACPLKFGSYAYPVSEVVYTWTEEAAKSVVVAEEGSRLNQYHLIGQTAGTEDIYTSRGQYTVMMAHFYLKRKIGYFVIQTYMPCFMTVILSQVSFWLNRESVPARTVFGVTTVLTMTTLSISARNSLPKVAYATAMDWFIAVCYAFVFSALIEFATVNYFTKRSWAWDGKKAMEAQQPKKKDPLALSKKPNNTCSAGVNYTTNLTKESSIATISNSTAVQLKSSESKAPDPKKTYNSVSKIDKMSRIVFPVLFGTFNLVYWATYLNREPVIKGV